The genomic window ATACGGGCTTCAGGTGAGTACTCTTCGAGAATCTTCCGGGGAATCTCCGCTGTCTCTTGTTCGAGGTTCTTGAGAATGGATAGGTCGTGCTGCTCAAAGACGCCCTTCAGGCTTTCTGTATACCCCCCCGTGTTTGAATGTCACCACGGCGAAGTTGTATCGGTCGTCAATCCCGTCGAAAATTCCCTTATTCTCGAATCCGACTAGTGAAGTAATCGTAGATTCATTGAGCATCTTCATCCGCATGTCCTTCGAGAATGATCCGTTGAAGATAACTCCGGGAAGTACTTGGGCGACATATCCATCCGCCTTGACGAGGTCGAAGACTCGCTCAACGAACAGCCCGGCAAGATTATTCTCGTTCGGGTCTTTCCGGCCGGCCACCTTGGGTGTCTGGAGTTGGTATTTCGGGCCGTCGGTGAAGTATCGCATCTGTACTTCGATGTCTTCCTGGTACTCTTCCCACCGCTGAGTTATTTCGTCATCCTCTAATAATTCATTCTGGATTTTATCTTTCTCAGAGGGACGCCGTGTTCGGAATTGTTCGTCGTATTTTGGGAAGAAGTCGTCCCGACTCGGTCGTAGCTGATCCCATGGTGGGTTCCCGATTACCACATCGAACCCTTCTTCGGAGAAGACGTCGGCGAACTCTAACGGCCAGTGGAGCGGTTCCCACTCTCGAATTTCATCCACGGTAATCTCGTTCTGGCCTGCGTCTTGGAACTCCCTCTGAAGAATCTGGTCGAACTTCTCACGGTGTTCTTCAATCCGTTCTTCCGCTTCCTGACGCCATTTACGCGCCTTTTCGCTGCTCTCAGTCTCTTTATGCTTCTGGATTGCTTTTCGGACGTCCTCAAATCGAGCTTTCTGCTCCCAGGAATCAAGGGCGCTATCGCCATTATCGTCCCTCTCGATTTCGATCTTTGCCTGGCCGATAAGACTGTTTCCTTGACGAATGTTGAAGTCGATATTCGGTAAGGGTTCGACCTCATTTGGCTCGTCTTCGATATCCGCGACCATCGAGAGCCACAACCGAAGTTTACAGATCTCAGCTTCCAGGCAGGCCCCTCTCAACGCGCACTTCGGCTGTGCGCATGCTGGGTTTCTGAGCGGGTTACAATGATAGTTCGGGTTTCCGACTAGTTTTCACGAGAAGCGGTGCTTAGCTCTATGTCTGCCGCGTCGACAGGCCATTGGAAACGGTCAGCGACCTCGGAGTGAGTCAACTTGAGCGAACTTGCCACAGCAAACGCCTGTGACGTCCCTCAATCGGGTCTCACTCACGCACCCACCGCGCGGTTTCGATGACGGTGGGCATTCGGCGTGTTCGGAACCGGATATTAAGAGGATACGAGTCTTATTCCCTGTCATGACGCGAAACGTGCGGACGGTCGTCGCGCCGCGGCAACTCGGGGTCTTGTTTGTGGGTGTCCTCATGATCGTGGTCGGAATCGCCGGTCTCACCGGAGTGATCTAACTATGCACCATCGTGTAATCCGGCTTACTGAGACAGGTGGGAAGTGGGAAGCACGCAACGTGGACATCGGTATCTCCGCGGTTGGATCGACACGTAGTGGGGCACTTGAAGAGTTGGACGACGTGGTGGATGCAGCGACTGGTGACAGTGGGCACGAACCGTCGGACGGGGAGCCTCGAGCGGTCGAGATTAACCCGGACGAGAACCGACGGCGACGCGAACGGAACCGGTGAGAAGGTCACTCGGTCGTCTACCTCCGGAGTCCCATTTTCTGTGTGCTATCCGAAGATGCCCATTGCGAGAAGGATTTGGACTAGAGCAAACACAATCAGAATGACCGACGTGCCGATCATAGCAAGCTGCATTCGCTTCGGACGCCGGATCGAGGCGTTGTAATCAGATTCGTCCCAGACGCTGAAACTGTATGCTGGGTCAGCTGCCCGTTCCCTGCCAGTTTTGAGTTGCCACCGGTCGGAATCGTTCTTCCCGGACGCTCCGGAAGTTGCGATTCCAAGTACACCGTGCCCCTCGTACGCGAGAACTTTCCCGCCCACAGTCACTGTCGTCTCCTCACCATGGTCTAACGGGCCGAATTCGACCTCTCCAGTGTGGACGATTTGCATCGGGTTTGTTTCGATAGTCCAACGGAACGCGCTGTCTTCGGAGAATTCGTATTTCGCGTCGTTATTCCGCAGGTGAACGTCGAATTCGGGTTCGTCGCTCGTGAAGTAGACCGGGTCGGGTTCTTCAACAGGCTCGACGTGTATCTCTAGGCCGTCAAATACGGTGATCGTCTGTGTTGCCGGCATCCTATCACAACCCGAGTACCGATGTGGCTCCGTGTGTCAATCCAAGCACCGCCATTTGGGTGGCGACATCACTACTGATTTCGTTTGCCTTAGAGAGTATTTGTCTAAGCCGCGGCTCATCTTGCTCCCCTTCGACTTCAGCTCTGAACTCCCCGAGTAGCTCTTGCAACTCTTCTTTCTCTTCAGTTGCTCGTGGGAGGGTCTGAATCATATTCTGAATCGATTCGACCGTGACGTCTTGGTGGACTTCCTGGGTGGTTTCCTGCCGGGAATCGACAGAAACCATAACCATACGATTTGGTGACCGACTCCCAGTTTCTAATTCGGGAAGCTCGAACCCGATTGCATTCGCCATTTTTTCGCACCGGGACCGAATTTCGTGGAGAGCTTCGTCACGGCGGCGTGGTGGTGCGTATGCGTCCATCCCGGCCATTTTCCCAGACGTACCTTCCGTGTAAGCTTCGACAGGATCGGTACTCGTTACAATCGGGTTATCCGGGAACTCTTCTTTGAGTTGAGAGAGTGTTTCGTTGAATTCGTCAGCAAGAGGTTCGATAGCATCTGATTGTTCGTTGTCTATTGCCTCTGTACTGCGTTCGTATAAGCGCCCGAGTTCACTGATCCAGAATTCTGTATTCATGGGTTTTGCGAAGAGTGCTGTCGGGTTATATATACTCCGTGTCCTGAAACAGGATCCGATACTTAGTAGGCATTCTCAATTTGGATTCCAGCGGTTTTCATCGTCCGGGGAGTACGAAACGCTGATTAGCTGTCTTGTGAGTTCACTTCGCTAAGCGCCGTAGCAACCCGGTCGTCGTCACTCTCACCATCCAAGTACCATCGCTTCCGTCCAGGGTCCTTGTGGATGTTTGTGAGTCCTTGCCGGCTGATCGAGAGTGATTTTGCAACGGAACGGTACGATCCTCCATCCTCTAATCGTTCGATTGCGTCCACGAGTTCGAAGTAACTGTCCTCCCCGTCGTCGGGCTCGACAACGGGCTGTAAGTACCCGTCGTCGTCGCGCCGGAACCCGGCCGGGACATTCCCGACCCACTTACCCTGGTCTTTCGCTCGCTTCACGCCGGCTTTCACGCGCCGAATCAGTTGTCGTCGTTCATGCTGATACACCATTCCGACGATATCAGCGACGAAGCGTCCGGTTCCGTCGGGTTTGACCTTTCCGACGGCTCCGTCGGTAATGTGAATCGTGACACCGTGTTCTTCGCACGCGTCGAAGAATTCCAGTAGCGTGGCACCGCGGCGACTAATCCGGGAGATCTCCCACACGATCACATGGTCGAACTCGTCGTTTCGGATACCGTCGAGTAGGTCATTGAATTGTTCGCGCTCATCGTTCGACCCGGACTCGATGTCTACGTACTGTTCGATACGGTCGCAGGGTAGATTCTGCTTATCGATGTACTGGTTGATTGAGTCCCGCTGGTGCTGGTCGTTTTGCCGCTCGGTGGACGGCCGAATGTACGTCCCGACCCGCTCCGATTTCTCCATATCTAACTTGCTGGCCTCGGCCCATTTAAAGAACAGATGCTGGTTACAGGCTGCAAACAGACACTTCTCTGGTTGCGGGGGTCACGGGGGGTGTCCAGAACTATCGCTCGACTCTGACTGCGCCGGTGACCACCCCACCTGTCGAATGTAAATACGCCGTGAACGCGCGTTTCACGCCGTCGCTTGCTTCTTTCGCTCGACGTGGTCCCAGTACTCTCGCCACTCGACCGGTACGACGTCGCGTCCGTAGTACCCTTCGTGAGCGAGCTTCAGCGCTTGCTTCGCGTCGTCGCGGGTGCACCGGTCGAACGTCATGTCTTCGACGACGTGTTCGCGTGCCCATTCCGTGCTCAGCGTCCCGCGTTCGATTGATTGGCGGAAGTGGAACCAGAACGCGAGTTGTCCGTCCGCGGGGAGTCTCGGCTCCGGATCTAAACGATCAGGAACGAGCGGGAGTGTCGAGACCCCTGCGAGCAAGCGGAGATAAGTGCGTCGGAGCATGCGTCGACACGGACTCAGAGGCTCTTCAACCTACTCCCGACCGGGTGTAAGTGCATACAGACGTTCATTGTTTCTCGTGTACGTACTCGGGTACGTGCCTGTGTACACGACTTCATATCCGGAGATTTACAAGCGCGGCCGTGAGTCCGTGTCGACGGGGCCACCCCGTTCCGGGGTGACTCCGTGACAAGTAGTAGTGGTCGCGGTTTGGTCCCGGTCGTGGGGGTCGGGGCCGCACACGCTCTCGCTAGAGTTCGGTATAGCGGTATGTGGTTTGCTGTTAGTTGTTGACGAAGTAAACACGCAAGGGAGCGATATGGTCGTGCTCACAGTTCGCCCTCCCTGTTGACCGTCAGTCCGGTCTCCCGGCTCACGCGTCACGAATCAGGGTCGAAGCGTCTCCGTTCCGCAAGAAACAGCGTCGCGTCCGCCGTCACGCTGGGGCCACGTCCCGGACATCGACACCGCGCTCGGTGATATTCTGCGTCGGGTCGTCCGGGTCGAGTCGCTTCAGGTGTACCGAGTGGTGTGGACCCCATTCGGCGCGCCATTCGTGCCCGTCATACTTGACACGGTCGCCTGATTCAACATCCGATTGCTGGATTATCCTCCTCACTTTCTCGTGGTAGTCGTCTCCCATCGTGCGCTTGTGGTCAGTGCAATAGTCGTCGTCGGGTGCCGACACCCAGTTCGGGCAGTTGTGTTCGCCGCATTCACGCTGCACGCGCGCTTGGAACTCTGAGCTACCGTACTTTTCGTAGACAGTCCTCGGTAATTGGTCTTCAATTCTCAAATTGGGGTTTCCGGGTTGGGTGCATGGGAGAGGCAGTCTACCCAACTCCACCACGTCGTCGTAGGGATGAGGGACCAAGTCGTCATTGTTGTCACCGGCAACTCCCGCAGGAAGGAACGGCACGACCGACGGGGGTCCCCGAACGGCGGCCAGGCGACCACCGAAAGAATGGCCGAGTGACCCCGCGGGGCACGGAGCTGTGCGGTACGTGGTGGTGCGTTGAGAAGTCGTCCGACCGGGTTATTATCCCAACGCGGTCGGGATTCCCGCATCTTCAGGTGAGGGCACCGGTTGGGTCAACCGCCCAACAGATTGTCCCTATTGGGTATTTACTCATCCTCTAGCTCGGCTTCTAACTCGGCAATCTCGGCGTCAACCTCGTCTTCGTCCACGTCTTCCGTTGGAGTTCCTACGTATTCTTTGTCTTCGAATATTCGCTCCAGTTGGTCGAGGCTGGCGACGTACCGGCGAAGGTCTTCACGGTGTTCGAGCGCGTGGTAGTGGCTGTCCCGAGTTTTCCCGATGAAGCCGTCCTTGTAGAGCCGAGTGAGCGTTGTGGTGACGGTGCCATGGGGGAGTTCGAGGTGGTCTTCGAGTTCTTTGGGTTTGAAGCCGAGTTCGATGTTGTCGTAGAGGAATGCGATTATGTCGGATTTGGCTGTCCCGGGCGTGAGTTCGACGTCGGGTTCGTGAGTGTCAAGGTGGACAGGCATGGTTGTGTCTCAATGTAGCTCTTTGTGTCTCATAGTAATTTCGGTGAGGTTCGGGGTCGGCCACATTGGGTAACACGTTGAAATTGAGAATAGATGCCCAATTACCGAGAACTGTAGATGTCTTGCTCGTTCATGGTGGTGTTCACCGGCACATGGCCGGTGAGAGTCCCGAGCGGGAGTCGAACCGTGCTGAAGGCCACCGGGCCGGGACCAGCTTCGAACGTCACTTCTGGTGGTTACTCGTCTTTGCTGCTGACGAGAATCCACACAGGTTGGTTGTGATCCATTCCGAGTTCGTTCACCGCGAACCGCTCGTGCGCGAGTCGGACTGCCTGCTGCGCGTGGTCGGCGTATTCGACGGTGTGCTCACCGGATTCGAGTGCGAGACCGATTTCATCGAAGATCCCCTCCCACGTGACGTCCGTGTACGCGGCGCAGGCGTGATCGTTCTCGAAGTAGTTCTCGTAGTCAGTGGCCGCGTCGATGTCGTGGATTATTTTTTCGTTGACGGAGTCGTCAACCGCTTCGAGGAGTTCGTTCACGTCGTCCTCACTCACCCCACCTGCCGCGCCGGAGACGTACTTTGTTGGGATTGGGTGACTGTACTCGTTGTCAATGCTGTCGTCGGTGCGGTCGGTGTCGTGCTCGATGACGACAGGGTCCGAGTTCGTCCAGTCGGCATCGGGGGCGTACTTGTCTGCGAGTCGAAGCATGAGTCCGCGGACGTTCGTGTCCGGGTACTCGCGTTCCAGCTCGTTGAGTTCGTGCCCGCCGGTGTCCTTGGCGACCAGCGCTTGGTCGTCGTCCCGGATGACGATGTATTCGTCGTGGTTGTGGTACCATGCAGGGAGTTCTTTGTCGTTCTGCAGGTCGTGTATGAGTACGTTCGCGTCGTCTACGGTGGTTGAGTGCGTCATTACAACCCTACCTTTGAGATTGACATATTTAAAACTCAGTTAGAATAATTACTTATCCAAATATACGATTTTCGTGGCTTCACGGCACAGGTAGAAGCCCGGTCGGAGCGGCGAGAGGCGGCCTCTCCTCGGCGTTCCGGGGGAGAGCTCAGAAAATTACTCGACGGAGAATACAACGAATCCTCGCCGCCGGAAATCAAGATCAGAATCACTATCACATCCATGGGTCGAGTGAGCCGTCCCGCCGACGAGTGAGCAGGGGGAGCCCGGCAGCCGGCGACTGAGGCAAGCCCGGTCCGCACCGGGCGGTCAAGCAATCACTCTCACTCTCCCACCACTCACT from Natrinema versiforme includes these protein-coding regions:
- a CDS encoding Eco57I restriction-modification methylase domain-containing protein → MVADIEDEPNEVEPLPNIDFNIRQGNSLIGQAKIEIERDDNGDSALDSWEQKARFEDVRKAIQKHKETESSEKARKWRQEAEERIEEHREKFDQILQREFQDAGQNEITVDEIREWEPLHWPLEFADVFSEEGFDVVIGNPPWDQLRPSRDDFFPKYDEQFRTRRPSEKDKIQNELLEDDEITQRWEEYQEDIEVQMRYFTDGPKYQLQTPKVAGRKDPNENNLAGLFVERVFDLVKADGYVAQVLPGVIFNGSFSKDMRMKMLNESTITSLVGFENKGIFDGIDDRYNFAVVTFKHGGVYRKPEGRL
- a CDS encoding recombinase family protein → MEKSERVGTYIRPSTERQNDQHQRDSINQYIDKQNLPCDRIEQYVDIESGSNDEREQFNDLLDGIRNDEFDHVIVWEISRISRRGATLLEFFDACEEHGVTIHITDGAVGKVKPDGTGRFVADIVGMVYQHERRQLIRRVKAGVKRAKDQGKWVGNVPAGFRRDDDGYLQPVVEPDDGEDSYFELVDAIERLEDGGSYRSVAKSLSISRQGLTNIHKDPGRKRWYLDGESDDDRVATALSEVNSQDS
- a CDS encoding helix-turn-helix domain-containing protein, whose amino-acid sequence is MPVHLDTHEPDVELTPGTAKSDIIAFLYDNIELGFKPKELEDHLELPHGTVTTTLTRLYKDGFIGKTRDSHYHALEHREDLRRYVASLDQLERIFEDKEYVGTPTEDVDEDEVDAEIAELEAELEDE